From Pusillibacter faecalis, one genomic window encodes:
- a CDS encoding YqeG family HAD IIIA-type phosphatase — MPFSLIPGRLFAHYREVTPEYLKKQEITLLLSDLDFTLAPKSVRSPDAELRAWIAALGAEGISLMIVSNNRSGRRVTEFCADLGVPYQGRAGKPSTRGLEAAMARSGADRAHTAMLGDKLLTDMLAANRCGVLALMVEPLGGAVTPWQKVLHALQAPFKAVCRRRVEKSRGKKPTNG, encoded by the coding sequence ATGCCGTTTTCTCTGATTCCGGGCCGCCTTTTTGCGCACTATCGTGAGGTCACGCCGGAATATCTCAAGAAGCAGGAGATCACACTGCTGTTAAGCGACCTGGATTTTACGTTGGCACCCAAGTCCGTCAGGTCTCCGGACGCGGAGCTGCGGGCGTGGATCGCCGCGCTGGGGGCGGAGGGGATTTCCTTGATGATTGTCTCCAACAACCGCTCTGGCAGGCGTGTGACGGAATTCTGCGCGGATCTGGGTGTGCCTTACCAGGGACGAGCTGGAAAGCCCTCCACCCGGGGGTTGGAGGCCGCTATGGCCCGTTCCGGCGCGGACCGGGCCCACACCGCCATGCTGGGGGACAAGCTGCTCACGGACATGTTGGCGGCAAACCGCTGCGGTGTTCTGGCACTGATGGTGGAGCCGCTGGGCGGCGCCGTGACGCCCTGGCAGAAGGTGCTGCATGCACTCCAGGCCCCCTTCAAGGCGGTCTGCCGCAGGCGAGTTGAAAAAAGCCGGGGAAAAAAACCAACAAATGGTTGA
- the efp gene encoding elongation factor P, giving the protein MPTITAGDFRKGMIFEMDGKPMLVVDFQHVKPGKGAAFVRTKYKNVITGTIREESFNPSAKFEQVAVERKNAEYSYNDGDLYYFMDPETYDMVPLNKDVLGDAFQFVKENTMCSLLSYKGSVFTVEVPNFVDLVVTETEPGVKGDTATNVTKSATLETGAVIKVPLFINEGEKIQIDTRTGEYLGRCKE; this is encoded by the coding sequence ATGCCTACAATTACTGCCGGTGATTTCCGGAAGGGTATGATTTTTGAGATGGATGGGAAACCCATGCTGGTGGTGGATTTCCAGCACGTCAAGCCCGGTAAGGGTGCGGCTTTTGTGCGCACCAAGTACAAGAATGTGATTACCGGCACCATCCGTGAGGAGTCCTTTAACCCCAGCGCCAAGTTTGAACAGGTGGCCGTGGAGCGCAAGAACGCCGAGTACAGCTATAACGACGGCGATCTCTATTACTTCATGGACCCGGAGACCTATGACATGGTCCCCCTGAACAAGGACGTGCTGGGCGATGCGTTCCAGTTCGTTAAGGAGAACACCATGTGCTCTCTGCTCAGCTACAAGGGCAGCGTCTTTACGGTGGAGGTCCCCAATTTTGTGGATCTGGTTGTTACTGAGACCGAGCCCGGCGTCAAGGGTGACACCGCCACCAATGTGACCAAGTCCGCCACGCTGGAGACTGGCGCCGTGATCAAGGTCCCCCTGTTCATCAATGAGGGTGAGAAGATTCAGATTGACACTCGCACTGGCGAGTATCTGGGCCGTTGCAAGGAATAA
- a CDS encoding DUF5655 domain-containing protein has translation MTKSLESLRLAEAFFAERPELLSTVRAFLTEAWERWPETEVVTQKSQVTLRGPRPFCALSTHIRFPRMPGPCYVTLSLFLPRSLPDLRGGMAVEPYPGRWANHLPLFHPADLDTQLWGWVAEAQAFRNIKT, from the coding sequence ATGACGAAAAGCCTAGAGTCCCTGCGGCTGGCAGAGGCCTTCTTCGCGGAAAGGCCGGAACTGCTGTCAACAGTTCGCGCTTTTCTAACCGAGGCATGGGAAAGATGGCCAGAGACGGAAGTTGTCACCCAGAAGTCTCAGGTGACTCTGCGGGGGCCGCGGCCCTTCTGTGCCCTCTCCACCCACATCCGCTTTCCCCGGATGCCCGGCCCGTGCTATGTCACGTTAAGCCTCTTTCTGCCCCGATCCCTGCCGGATCTGCGCGGCGGCATGGCAGTGGAACCATATCCCGGCCGCTGGGCCAACCATCTGCCCCTGTTTCACCCGGCGGACCTGGACACGCAGCTCTGGGGGTGGGTGGCGGAGGCCCAAGCCTTTCGGAATATCAAGACCTGA
- a CDS encoding CD1247 N-terminal domain-containing protein, with protein MEITERVAYLKGLAEGMELNTDKREGKLLAAIIDVLEDIALELEDIQDEQAELADGLDAVSDDLEDVEDVVFDEYDEEDDDEDCYATTCPTCEETIYFDESILEDGEVICPNCGEKLEFDLSGVEEEDDSEEESQE; from the coding sequence ATGGAGATTACCGAGAGAGTTGCGTATTTGAAGGGACTGGCTGAGGGCATGGAGCTGAACACGGATAAAAGAGAGGGCAAGCTGCTTGCCGCTATTATCGACGTGTTGGAGGACATCGCCCTGGAGCTGGAGGACATTCAGGACGAGCAGGCGGAGCTGGCTGACGGCCTGGACGCCGTCAGCGACGACCTGGAGGATGTGGAGGACGTGGTCTTCGACGAGTATGATGAAGAAGATGACGACGAGGATTGTTACGCCACTACCTGCCCCACCTGTGAGGAGACCATTTATTTTGATGAGTCCATCCTGGAGGATGGCGAGGTGATCTGCCCCAACTGCGGGGAGAAGCTGGAGTTTGACCTCTCCGGCGTGGAGGAAGAGGATGACTCCGAGGAGGAGTCCCAAGAATAA
- the rpsU gene encoding 30S ribosomal protein S21 — MSEIHVKDGESIDSALKRFKRSCAKAGVIAEVRKREHYESPSVKRRKKSEAARKNKKRFY; from the coding sequence ATGTCTGAGATCCATGTGAAGGACGGCGAGTCCATCGACAGCGCACTGAAGCGGTTTAAGCGCAGCTGTGCCAAGGCGGGCGTGATCGCCGAGGTCCGCAAGAGAGAGCATTATGAGAGTCCCAGTGTCAAGCGTCGCAAGAAGTCTGAGGCTGCTCGCAAGAACAAGAAGCGTTTCTATTAA
- a CDS encoding MarR family winged helix-turn-helix transcriptional regulator, which produces MDIHSCINFILSNTQNAVNNYFKRELQEYDITPSQYALLQCLCTQDGLTPSQLAQELRLDTSSITGILSRLEKKGLIDRVYNQEDRRSVSIHLREEGRSLWSQVDRVIDEANAKITNGLDPEHYAQFLSALSMIERNTIAE; this is translated from the coding sequence ATGGATATTCATTCATGTATCAATTTTATCCTCTCCAACACGCAAAACGCAGTCAATAACTATTTCAAGCGTGAGCTTCAGGAATATGATATCACGCCTTCCCAGTATGCGCTTTTGCAGTGCCTCTGCACGCAAGACGGCCTGACACCCTCTCAGCTGGCGCAGGAACTGCGCTTGGATACATCCTCTATTACAGGGATTTTGAGCCGGCTGGAAAAGAAAGGTCTGATTGACCGCGTCTATAACCAGGAGGACCGCCGCAGCGTCTCCATCCATCTGCGGGAAGAAGGCCGCTCTCTATGGTCTCAGGTTGACCGGGTCATTGACGAGGCCAATGCAAAAATCACCAATGGACTGGACCCCGAGCATTATGCACAGTTTCTGTCCGCTCTGAGCATGATTGAGCGCAATACCATCGCAGAATAA
- a CDS encoding acyl-CoA dehydrogenase family protein translates to MDFQLSKMHLLQQELYRKFAETEIKPLAKDMDEEEVYSPELLEKMQKYGFFGIPYSKEYGGVGADTLAYTLCMEEVSKVDASTGITISVHTSLCCSCINEFGTEEQKQKYLRPLVDGSKIGCYGLTEPGAGSDVQGAQTVAVEDGDDYVITGSKVFTTNSGFADTCVLFALTDRSVPAAKGMTAFIVDLKEMPGITVSENIERMGIRAASNCIVTYDKVRVPKERVLGKVGGGFKIAMKALDAGRIGIAAQAVGIAQGALNEAIQYGKERKQFGKTINSFQNTQFKMAELQTKIDAARLLTWRAAKEKDNHGNYGPYAAMAKLFASDVANEVTRAAVQFMGGYGYCREYPVERMMRDAKITEIYEGTSEVMKMVISGSMKLK, encoded by the coding sequence ATGGATTTTCAACTGAGCAAAATGCACCTGCTGCAGCAGGAACTGTATCGCAAATTTGCGGAGACAGAGATCAAGCCGCTGGCGAAGGACATGGACGAGGAAGAGGTCTATTCCCCGGAGCTGCTGGAGAAGATGCAGAAGTATGGTTTCTTCGGCATTCCCTATTCCAAGGAATACGGCGGTGTCGGCGCGGATACTCTGGCCTATACGCTGTGCATGGAGGAAGTGTCCAAGGTGGACGCCAGCACTGGCATCACCATCTCTGTACATACGTCTCTTTGCTGCTCCTGCATCAATGAGTTCGGCACGGAGGAGCAGAAGCAGAAATACCTGCGTCCCCTGGTTGACGGCAGCAAGATCGGCTGCTATGGCCTGACCGAGCCCGGCGCCGGTTCCGACGTGCAGGGTGCCCAGACCGTGGCCGTTGAGGACGGTGACGATTATGTGATCACCGGTTCCAAGGTGTTCACTACCAACTCTGGTTTCGCTGACACCTGCGTGCTGTTCGCCCTGACCGACCGCAGCGTTCCCGCTGCCAAGGGCATGACCGCGTTCATCGTGGACCTCAAGGAGATGCCCGGTATCACCGTCAGCGAGAACATTGAGCGCATGGGTATCCGTGCTGCCAGCAACTGCATCGTGACCTACGACAAGGTCCGCGTACCCAAGGAGCGGGTTCTGGGCAAGGTCGGCGGCGGCTTCAAGATCGCCATGAAGGCGCTGGATGCCGGCCGTATCGGCATTGCCGCTCAGGCCGTGGGCATCGCCCAGGGCGCTTTGAACGAGGCCATTCAGTATGGCAAAGAGCGCAAGCAGTTCGGCAAGACCATCAACTCCTTCCAGAACACCCAGTTCAAGATGGCCGAGCTGCAGACCAAGATCGACGCTGCTCGCCTGCTGACTTGGCGCGCTGCCAAGGAGAAGGACAACCATGGCAACTATGGCCCTTATGCCGCCATGGCGAAGCTGTTCGCTTCTGACGTTGCCAACGAGGTTACACGCGCTGCTGTGCAGTTTATGGGCGGCTACGGCTACTGCCGTGAGTACCCGGTGGAGCGCATGATGCGCGACGCCAAGATCACCGAGATCTATGAGGGTACCTCTGAGGTCATGAAGATGGTCATTTCCGGTTCTATGAAGCTGAAATAA
- a CDS encoding nicotinate phosphoribosyltransferase → MTEQNLTMLCDFYELTMGNGYFQAGMRDRVTYFDVFFRDVPDKGGFAICAGLGQLIDYIQNLHFNQEDIEYLRGRGLFSEEFLEYLSTFRFTGDIWAVPEGTPIFPREPVVTVRAPAIQAQLIETFTLLTMNHQSLIATKANRIVRAAQGRTVLEFGSRRAQGIDGAVSGARAAFIGGCKGTACTLSDQIYGVPAGGTMAHAWVQMFDSQYEAFKTYCEIYPTNATLLVDTYNTLKSGVPDAIRAFNEVLKPRGITRCGIRLDSGDLAYLTREARKMLDEAGWTECQISASNALDEYIIRDLLQQGAKVDLFGVGERMITASSQPVFGGVYKLVAVEDGRGRVLPKIKVSENVDKITDPHFKTLYRIYDKATGKAEADYITVHDEAVDAAQPLELFDPRATWKRKTYTNYTIRPLQVQVFRGGELVYTQPPLREIQAYCMEQVDTLWEEVKRFENPHGYYVDLSQKLWDIKQQLLRESRP, encoded by the coding sequence ATGACAGAACAGAATCTGACCATGCTCTGCGATTTTTATGAGCTGACCATGGGCAACGGATATTTTCAGGCGGGGATGCGGGACCGCGTGACCTATTTTGACGTGTTCTTCCGGGACGTGCCGGACAAGGGCGGCTTCGCCATCTGCGCGGGCTTGGGGCAGCTGATTGACTATATTCAAAACCTTCATTTCAATCAGGAGGATATTGAGTATCTTCGCGGCAGAGGTCTGTTTTCTGAGGAATTTCTGGAATATCTCAGCACCTTCCGCTTCACGGGAGATATTTGGGCAGTGCCGGAGGGGACGCCGATCTTTCCCCGGGAGCCGGTGGTGACGGTGCGGGCGCCGGCAATTCAGGCTCAGCTGATTGAAACATTTACCTTATTGACCATGAATCACCAGAGTTTGATCGCCACCAAGGCCAACCGCATTGTCCGGGCGGCCCAGGGCCGGACGGTGCTGGAGTTTGGCTCCCGGCGTGCCCAGGGCATTGATGGCGCTGTATCCGGCGCCAGGGCGGCGTTTATTGGCGGCTGCAAAGGAACGGCCTGCACGCTTTCTGACCAGATCTACGGTGTGCCTGCTGGTGGGACCATGGCCCACGCCTGGGTCCAGATGTTTGACAGCCAGTATGAGGCCTTTAAGACCTACTGCGAGATTTACCCCACCAATGCAACGCTTCTGGTGGATACCTACAACACCCTCAAATCCGGCGTGCCGGACGCTATCCGCGCTTTTAACGAGGTCTTGAAGCCCCGCGGGATTACCCGGTGCGGTATCCGGCTGGACTCCGGAGACCTGGCTTATCTCACGCGGGAGGCCAGGAAAATGCTGGATGAGGCAGGGTGGACGGAGTGCCAGATTTCTGCCTCCAACGCCCTGGATGAGTATATTATCCGGGACCTGCTGCAGCAGGGGGCGAAGGTGGACCTCTTCGGCGTGGGCGAGCGAATGATCACTGCCAGCAGCCAGCCGGTATTTGGCGGGGTGTATAAGCTGGTGGCCGTGGAGGACGGGAGAGGACGTGTTCTGCCCAAGATCAAGGTCAGTGAAAATGTGGACAAGATCACTGACCCCCACTTTAAGACCCTCTACCGGATTTACGATAAAGCTACCGGCAAGGCGGAGGCGGATTACATCACCGTCCACGATGAGGCGGTGGATGCTGCGCAGCCGCTGGAGCTGTTTGATCCCCGCGCTACATGGAAGCGCAAAACCTATACCAACTACACGATCAGACCCCTACAGGTGCAAGTGTTCCGTGGCGGCGAGCTGGTTTACACACAGCCGCCTTTGCGGGAGATTCAAGCGTACTGCATGGAACAGGTGGACACCCTGTGGGAGGAGGTCAAGCGGTTTGAAAATCCCCACGGATACTATGTGGACTTGAGCCAGAAACTCTGGGACATCAAGCAGCAGCTTTTGCGGGAAAGCAGACCCTGA
- a CDS encoding BadF/BadG/BcrA/BcrD ATPase family protein — protein MDIILGIDVGGSTTKVVGLDVHGNPLSMLRVRAEDQVTSLFGALGNYLSSNHLTLEDVRRVVLTGVGASYVDGNIYGLPTYRVDEFSASGAGALALSGQERAVVSTMGTGTAFLLAEKGRVQHLCGSGIGGGTLGGLCHKLVGMERFGQIKKLALGGDLGQVDLTIGDITKNPAATLDPTLTAANFGNLAEDANCADVAAGVVNLVLQAIGTMTVLACRCCDTKTVVLTGSMTTLDQVKPNFENFERLYGIHYIIPDNATFATAIGAALCSLTENI, from the coding sequence ATGGACATTATTTTAGGAATTGATGTCGGCGGTTCCACCACCAAGGTGGTGGGGCTGGACGTTCATGGCAATCCCCTCTCCATGCTGCGGGTCCGGGCAGAGGATCAGGTCACGAGCCTCTTCGGTGCGCTGGGCAACTACCTCTCCAGCAATCATCTGACCTTGGAGGATGTACGGCGGGTAGTGCTTACCGGCGTGGGCGCCAGCTATGTGGATGGAAATATCTATGGCCTGCCCACCTATCGGGTGGACGAATTCTCCGCCAGCGGCGCGGGCGCTCTCGCGCTTTCCGGCCAGGAGCGCGCCGTGGTGTCTACCATGGGTACCGGCACAGCATTTCTACTGGCTGAAAAAGGCCGCGTGCAGCACCTGTGCGGCAGCGGCATCGGCGGCGGCACCCTGGGGGGGCTATGCCACAAGCTGGTTGGTATGGAGCGCTTCGGCCAAATCAAAAAATTGGCCCTTGGGGGAGATTTAGGGCAGGTAGATCTAACGATTGGAGATATCACAAAAAATCCGGCAGCCACTCTGGACCCTACCCTGACCGCAGCTAACTTTGGCAACCTGGCGGAGGACGCCAACTGCGCCGATGTGGCCGCCGGTGTTGTGAACCTGGTGCTGCAGGCCATCGGCACCATGACCGTGCTGGCCTGCCGCTGCTGCGACACCAAGACCGTCGTTCTCACCGGCTCCATGACAACCCTGGACCAGGTAAAGCCTAATTTCGAGAACTTTGAGCGGCTCTATGGCATCCATTACATCATCCCTGACAACGCCACCTTTGCAACCGCCATCGGCGCGGCGCTTTGCAGCCTGACCGAAAACATATGA